The following are encoded together in the Thalassolituus oleivorans MIL-1 genome:
- a CDS encoding glycine zipper family protein encodes MKDERLARYRNKALVTGGLVGAGLGMIIGATTGMSLEATATGFIGGWLVGELVSYGTTPIEPHHQPKKNN; translated from the coding sequence ATGAAAGACGAACGTTTAGCTCGTTATCGTAATAAAGCGTTAGTAACCGGAGGTTTGGTAGGTGCTGGCCTAGGCATGATCATTGGCGCAACTACTGGAATGTCTCTTGAAGCTACTGCTACTGGCTTCATTGGTGGTTGGTTAGTTGGCGAGCTAGTGAGTTATGGCACGACGCCGATAGAGCCGCATCATCAGCCAAAGAAAAATAATTAA